The following DNA comes from Erigeron canadensis isolate Cc75 chromosome 3, C_canadensis_v1, whole genome shotgun sequence.
atggcaaatgccgtacaaatatggttgggtgcatttatggatttgtaggacaaattcataacatgtttgtttaaggtaaagtatgtaagtttctttgatgtgatttgacatactttattcccaaccttttgctataactatcccaatcccaggtataaagttattaaccgggtaaaggtagtttaaagcctgcaaaaagacttcctcgtaatcagtgaaaaagtgttgtaaatactttttcactgagggCCTTCAGATCTTAAATCAAGTGGAATCTTCTCAGAGTTCTGCTCCTCAGAAGTTTCccttcttcagtctttgacttcagaatgaacgtcttcagatatgttgatcttgatctgaggtgaagcttcagagaactaattctgagggatgtctcagaatttctgtacaagtattttctttgagcttcaatatttctgaacaaattatacttggtcgatttttgacctaacacaATCTTAATCATAATCACCAATAagttagaaataaataaatagtcaaGTAATATAGTTGTCATGTCATTTTTGCgtaattattattttcttttctattttattttttatattatataatttttattttataattatttttattatcataaaatCACTTATTAAAAATCataggatttacaagaaattagtgaGAAGCCAAAATACTATTTGAATCTCACCCCTCTAACCTAgcaaaacttattattattattattattattattattattattattattattattattttagttcttattaatattattactgttatttttattagtctcacatataaatttgttataacttAAGATTATATTTAATCagtaaagttttaatatatttaacatatatcatatattaataaatcataaacaTAATCTTTTTAAATGCATTAATCGTAATCTGATagtttgtataatatcataaagtATGAATAATACTATAGCTatcaagtttttttatttacgttATCGGTTAGGTCCGGACAACGTCCGAGCTTAATCTagtagataaataaataaataaatataataaataataaattaataatctgTAATAGTTGGCAAGGTGCAAATACGTCCCAAATGGCTAAATCCAGGAGTTCCACGTAGCCTCTATTTGATTGTTAAAACATTATATTCGGCTTAAAGTTTTCTCACCATTAAAGAAAGATATTAACGTTTTACTTCCctatattatacttttattacCTAAACATACCATCCCTCTTCTACTGATTACTTGACTGATGAGCAATCCAAATATTACCTTTTTCCTTTATGTAAGGCTCAACTCATTTCCTCTTACAAGTTTTATGAGTTCAATGAGATGCCATATATATCAACATATTAGAATTTCATGCAACTTAAGTTTAACTCTTTGTATTGCCCACAACTATAAAATGCTTAGTTGGAGGCTTACAACTTATTGTATACAACTAGCTCATATCCTTTGAATGGTTCATGTAATACAACGATATTTTATCAAGCGTAATACACAACTCGCGTATACAACTCCAACGTCTAAGCAACATACAACTCTTATACAACTACCTTACCAATGCGCGCTAACTATTGGCTATATATGATTCCATGTGTCTCTTGAAATATTATGTTCATCAAATTTCAAGTAGATACTAGACAATATATGTTCCTTATACAGTAGAAGGTCGAAAAGACTAAAGTTTGTACATATGTTATAAACACATAGTAAAACGAAAACAGTAGAGTAGATTTTAACTAGactgttttgaaaaaaataaaaagtaaagggGACAATAGTAAAGTTTAATGGAGTTTGGTTGCCTCTAGAAAGGAGAAAAAGAATACATGTTAGATAGTTCTCTGTATCATGTGTCAAAAATGAATTATGAATAGATACATCCATCCattatatctataataactCGATTTTAATACAACATCTATAATCCAAGAGGTGAGTGATCACTCCCACAAAGacaaaacaacaacaattaGGTTTGTATGATCATCCTCACTTGTTTCTAATGCGTTGTTTCCTTAAAATATTCAAATTCTGTTAGTGTTTTGTTTGGTAATGGGGATATAACGCTAGATACCTAGATACTTGACCTTTgatgtggaacactcacatattatttttttaatccataaaatttatgggacacaaacatttattcattaatcaagaaatattaaaaaatttgtatgtgatggattccacacctaagcttagatgccgGACAACCTAATATTCACTTTTCCGGTTTATTTTAGTGATTTATAATGCATAATAGTTTTGAATTTTGTGATACCTGCTTTGTTGTAATgaattttaatgtgtttttgttgtacgataattttgatttattttgataCTCTGTTTTTATTTGTTACATTTATCAGTgttgtgttttatttatattctgtaTATCTATAATGCATgaacataaatattatataatagatatttacatagttatttaaaaaattttaaacatagttattttaaaatttttaaagaagAAATTCAAAGTAATGTGAGAATATCTTTCACAGAGCTATGTGTTGAGGGTGAACATGACAACCcaacaatatttataaaactcaaTATTTCTAgtatcatatttatatttatgtatttattgagTACCCCACAAAATATACACTTAAAATCTCATGACTTCAATTACACTTGTTTATATTATGGAAATTGTTCGGCAACCCAGACTGAAATTATGCCTCCGCCACTGATCTTTCATATGATAGGTTAAATGTTTGTGGCCTAACCGAGTATCCTGTTTCATAGCATGTATTGATTGATAAATACATTATGACTTTGAAATGCAATCTGTACAAAGTTATTGTTCCTTTTGTTTGAGGGTTGCattgttttgttcttttaattttctcACTATGCTTATATTACTTCACTCTTTTAGTGTTTGTTACATCATTGTTGGTTAAAAATTGTAGTtgtaaaaatcaaattaaactttGTTTTAGCAGGCCTGAACTTGTTAAAGAAACTGGCAACATAAAGTTTGGTGAAGAATGGTGTTGTTTAGAGCTGGATATAGTCTATCAAAGCTTGCAATAAGGAGAACGTTACAACACGGTGGACCATTTTCAGCAAGAACACGTGTCCTTCAATCAGGAAGCCACTGTTTTCATACTACGGTTTTCAAATCAAAACCAGAATCAACACCTATCCCTCGATCTGTTCCGCTTTCTAGGTTAACAGACAGCTTCTTAGATGGAACTAGTAGTGTCTATCTTGAAGAACTTCAAAGAGCCTGGGAGACTGACCCAAACAGTGTTGATGAGTCATGGgacattttctttaaaaacttTGAAGGCCCGGCAGCTTCGTCTCCCGGGTTATCTGGCCAAACTATTCAAGAGAGCATGAAGTTGTTGCTACTAGTGAGAGCTTACCAGTTTCATGGTCACATGAAAGCCAATTTAGACCCATTGGGTCTCGAGCAGAGAGAAGTTCCGGATGATTTAGATCCATGTTTTTATGGCTTCACCGAAACTGATTTGGATCGGGAGTTTTTTCTTGGCGTATGGAAAATGTCTGGATTTTTATCTGAGAACCGACCAGTGCAAACCCTTAGAGCAATTATGACTAGGCTTGAACAGGCTTATTGTGGAAGTATTGGTTATGAGTATATGCATATTGCAAACCGCAAAAAATGTAATTGGTTAAGAGACAAAATAGAGACTCCGTCCCCAATGCAATATGATAGCAAGCGACGCCAGGTAATCCTTGATAGGCTTACATGGGGTACCCAGTTTGAAAACTTCTTAGCTACCAAGTGGACTGCTGCTAAGAGGTTTGGACTTGAAGGTGGTGAGACTTTAATTCCTGGTATGAAAGAGATGTTTGATAGGTCAGCAGATCTTGGGGTTGAAAATATTGTCATTGGGATGCCTCACAGAGGAAGATTGAATGTTTTAGGTAATGTGGTTAGGAAGCCGTTGCGTCAAATTTTCAATGAATTTAGTAGTGGTACAAAGCCAGTGGATGAAGTTGGGCTTTATACTGGAACTGGTGATGTTAAGTATCACTTAGGAACTTCATATGACCGGCCAACAAGAGGCGGAAAACATCTTCATCTGTCATTGGTTGCTAACCCGAGTCACTTGGAAGCTGTAGATCCTGTTGTTGTTGGAAAAACCAGAGCAAAACAATATTACTCAAACGACGTGGATAGAACAAAGAACATGGGCATCTTGATTCATGGGGACGGAAGCTTTGCTGGACAAGGTGTGGTCTATGAGACATTGCATCTTAGTGCTCTTCCTAATTACACAACTGGCGGAACTATTCACATTGTGGTAAACAATCAAGTTGCGTTTACTACTGATCCAAAATGCGGAAGATCTTCACAGTATTGTACAGATGTTGCTAAAGCTTTAGATGCTCCCATATTCCATGTCAATGGTGATGATGTAGAGGCAGTTGTTCATGCTTGTGAACTTGCAGCAGAGTGGCGGCAGACATTCCATTCAGATGTTGTGGTTGATATCACTTGTTATCGTAAATTTGGGCATAATGAAATTGATGAACCATTTTTCACCCAGCCCAAAATGTACAAGGTCATCTCTCTTATTTGTATTGCATTCGCGTAAATGCATAATTTGCTAACCCGATTTGGTCTGATTTGTTTCATAGGCAACTGACTTATTATAGGCAAAAAAGACCATAAACTTCTCAAAATATTTGATACTATCCAcctttcaaaatctttaatttAAGATAATCTGAGCAGGCTACCCATCATAATGATGATGTGGCAGCTGACATGTCACTAAGTTTTGAGCATGTTGAATTTTTTGAGGCTGACCTTATGTTCAATGACTTTAATCTAATTAGAGGCTACCCTCAAGTCAACTCAGCTTGACTTTGTCTTTTGGGTTTACAGCTTCACTCTCAACATTTatctgttgtgtttttatcCACTTTCTCTTATAGTATACTCCCTAGATAATTGTATTTTGATGGTTGCTACAGGTAATTCGgaagcacccatctgcactcgAGATTTATGAGAAGCAGCTTTTTGAATCAGGTCAAGTTACTAAAGAAGTCATTGACAAAATTCACAACAAGGTTAATTCGATTCTGAATGAAGAATTCATCGCTAGCAAGGATTATGTCTTGCAGAAAAGGGATTGGCTTTCAAATTACTGGTCAGGATTTAAGTCTCCCGAGCAGCTTGCACGTATTCATAACACTGGGTAAGTTTAAGCTATTTGTAGGCCGACATTATCATAGTTACTTAGTTAGGGATATGTTAACTGAGTAGatatcttatttttttcttcaggGTCCAACCCGGGATTTTAAAGAGTGTTGGGAAGGCGATCACAACTATTCCAGAAACCTTTACGCCGCATAGAGCAGTAAAAAAGATATTTGCTGATCGGAAAAAGATGATTGAAACCGGGGAGGGTGTTGACTGGGCGGTTGGAGAAGCCCTTGCTTTCGCTACGTTGCTGGTAGAAGGGAATCATGTGAGGTTGAGTGGTCAGGATGTTGAGAGAGGTACTTTCAGTCATAGACATGCTGTAATCCATGATCAGGAAACTGGGGAGCGTTACTGTCCTTTGGATCATGTTATGACGAATCAAAATCGAGAAATGTTCACTGTTAGTAACAGGTATGTTTTTATGGCATTACATGAATGATTTTAATATCTCATAAGTCATAATCCACACTTTGATTCTTATCTACCCTAACTTTTTGAAAATGCAGCTCTCTTTCAGAGTTTGGTGTGCTAGGATTCGAATTGGGGTATTCAATGGAAAATCCCAACTCGCTTGTATTATGGGAAGCGCAATTTGGTGATTTTTCTAATGGAGCACAGGTGATGTTTGATCAGTTTTTGAGCAGTGGAGAATCCAAATGGCTGCGTCAGAGCGGGTTAGTTGTGTTGCTGCCTCATGGTTATGATGGCCAAGGTCCTGAACACTCGAGTGCAAGGCTTGAACGATTCCTTCAGGTAATTGTTCCCATGAGGAATTGTAATCTTCAGTATCATAACCTTCGTATAACTATAATATGTGTTCACAGATGAGTGATGATAATCCATTTGTTATACCCGAGATGGAACCAACTCTGCGAAAGCAGATTCAAACAAGCAATTGGCAAGTTGTCAATGTTACAACCCCAGCAAATTATTTCCATGTCTTGCGTCGGCAGGTAACGTTATATATCTAAAAGTGTTATTGGTAACATACTCCTTAATGGTTTTACGAGACTCGTAAGTTATATGCCAGCTGCATAGGGAGTTCCGTAAGCCACTAATTGTCATGTCTCCTAAAAACTTGCTTCGTCATAAAGATTGCAAATCAAATCTATCAGAGTTCGATGATGCTCAAGGTCATCcgggttatgacaaacaagggACAAGGTTCAAGCGTCTTATCAAGGATCAAAATGGCCATTCGGATCTTGAAGAGGGCATTCGACGTTTAGTTCTTTGCTCTGGAAAGgttcataaaatatttgaaacaaGCAGCACATATAAACTAGAAGCATGAAACATTGGAAACTATAATGGGTGGATTTGGCTGTATTTCATCTCAAATGGGTCAACTGCCCATAGTGTGATTAAAATGCATACAATCTCAAAATCAAACTACGTAaactttcatattatttttgtaaaagtattattttggtattcataattaacagattatttataaaagtaGATAAAAATGTGTATGCAGTTAAAACTAACCCTAGTTGGCTCGTTTAGACTGAACTTATAATGCCCATTTATAATTGGACCCTGCTTTGACCCGTTATGTGTCCCAACCATCTTGCTAGCTCTATAACACTTGTCATTCTGATTCATGCAATAAGCGCATTTAAATTTGTAGGTGTATTATGAACTTGAGGAACAAAGGAAGTCAATGGACCAGAAAGACATCGCAATTTGTAGGGTAGAACAGCTTTGCCCATTCCCATATGACCTAATCCAGCGTGAACTAAAGCGATACCCTAGTACGTTTCAAAGATGGTGAAGTTATCGTTCATTTACATATAATCGAATACTTAAGTGTACTAATTATATTTGTGTTAATTTCTTTAGATTCTGAGATCGTTTGGTGCCAGGAAGAGCCATTGAACATGGGGGCATACACTTACATTGCTCCTCGCCTTGGTACAGCAATGAAGGAACTCCATAGAGGTACCATAGAAGACATCAAATACGTGGGACGTGCTCCATCAGCTGCTACTGCAACCGGTTTTTATAGTGTTCATGTAAAAGAACAGTCTGAGATAGTCCAAAAAGCTATGCAGCCTGACCCCATCACTACCCCCTCCCTTGCTTGACCTCTTTTATTACAATTTAGAAAACAAACTTAATAAAGTGACACCATTTGGAATAAGGTATACTTTTTAACTTACGTATGGGCTATCTGATacaaatattttgttgtttatcaAGTTATAAAAGAGTTCATATGGACCAACTCTTATATATACATGCGGAATTTTGGGAGATGTAATAACTAGTGAGGTTTATACGCGAAGGTcgattttatacttttattttacatatatgtgAGGCCATCTTGTTTCCTTTGATGGATGAAAATGAAGGTATTGGTAAAGTTCGGACTTCGGAGTCTGTATACTTAACAAGTTTACAATGCTTGTTTACTGTAATTTTCAACATGTTGAATGAGTGCTCTTTTGAGGTAaatgttggtgcatttccgggtgacaacatcattatcattatagaagttttgtcttgagtctattgaatatgtacttttAATAAACGTTATTGTATttcgtataataaagtcaaacctcgaattggtcaacacgttgacttggtca
Coding sequences within:
- the LOC122590593 gene encoding 2-oxoglutarate dehydrogenase, mitochondrial-like, yielding MVLFRAGYSLSKLAIRRTLQHGGPFSARTRVLQSGSHCFHTTVFKSKPESTPIPRSVPLSRLTDSFLDGTSSVYLEELQRAWETDPNSVDESWDIFFKNFEGPAASSPGLSGQTIQESMKLLLLVRAYQFHGHMKANLDPLGLEQREVPDDLDPCFYGFTETDLDREFFLGVWKMSGFLSENRPVQTLRAIMTRLEQAYCGSIGYEYMHIANRKKCNWLRDKIETPSPMQYDSKRRQVILDRLTWGTQFENFLATKWTAAKRFGLEGGETLIPGMKEMFDRSADLGVENIVIGMPHRGRLNVLGNVVRKPLRQIFNEFSSGTKPVDEVGLYTGTGDVKYHLGTSYDRPTRGGKHLHLSLVANPSHLEAVDPVVVGKTRAKQYYSNDVDRTKNMGILIHGDGSFAGQGVVYETLHLSALPNYTTGGTIHIVVNNQVAFTTDPKCGRSSQYCTDVAKALDAPIFHVNGDDVEAVVHACELAAEWRQTFHSDVVVDITCYRKFGHNEIDEPFFTQPKMYKVIRKHPSALEIYEKQLFESGQVTKEVIDKIHNKVNSILNEEFIASKDYVLQKRDWLSNYWSGFKSPEQLARIHNTGVQPGILKSVGKAITTIPETFTPHRAVKKIFADRKKMIETGEGVDWAVGEALAFATLLVEGNHVRLSGQDVERGTFSHRHAVIHDQETGERYCPLDHVMTNQNREMFTVSNSSLSEFGVLGFELGYSMENPNSLVLWEAQFGDFSNGAQVMFDQFLSSGESKWLRQSGLVVLLPHGYDGQGPEHSSARLERFLQMSDDNPFVIPEMEPTLRKQIQTSNWQVVNVTTPANYFHVLRRQLHREFRKPLIVMSPKNLLRHKDCKSNLSEFDDAQGHPGYDKQGTRFKRLIKDQNGHSDLEEGIRRLVLCSGKVYYELEEQRKSMDQKDIAICRVEQLCPFPYDLIQRELKRYPNSEIVWCQEEPLNMGAYTYIAPRLGTAMKELHRGTIEDIKYVGRAPSAATATGFYSVHVKEQSEIVQKAMQPDPITTPSLA